In Rhodobacter xanthinilyticus, a single window of DNA contains:
- a CDS encoding alpha/beta hydrolase has translation MQVLTVTTRAPDAQSPGAYGATRATSPNWLEYEVSVPPGHKPGRIEWPDGASDATKNFTVRKQTELSREGFAGRLPRSGVGLYIHGFNTRYQEALYRAVQLSVDAHLEGAPVLFTWPSAGNAGAYLADRDASDFSRAALADLLGLLTKNRRSSEPVPVLAHSMGARLTMETLVQLRLAGRGAVLDRIELVLAAPDIDIDLFRAQMATLGRMKHPITVLVSSDDPALKLSSRLAARRMRLGLADVHDPAIQRLAVETGIRIVDITDITTNDSAHSRYVGLLSGEAGAMDNNTLFGGMRQAGAFVFNQVGGVFTGIGGALTE, from the coding sequence GTGCAGGTGCTGACAGTGACAACTCGTGCACCCGATGCGCAATCGCCCGGTGCCTATGGTGCAACCCGCGCCACCAGCCCGAACTGGCTGGAATATGAGGTCTCGGTGCCGCCAGGCCATAAGCCGGGGCGGATCGAATGGCCCGATGGGGCCAGCGATGCCACGAAGAATTTCACCGTGCGCAAGCAGACCGAGCTCAGCCGCGAGGGTTTTGCCGGGCGACTGCCGCGCTCGGGCGTGGGGCTCTATATCCACGGATTCAACACGCGCTATCAGGAGGCGCTCTATCGGGCCGTGCAGCTTTCGGTTGATGCCCATCTGGAGGGTGCGCCGGTGCTCTTCACCTGGCCCTCGGCAGGTAATGCGGGAGCCTATCTTGCCGACCGCGATGCTTCAGACTTCTCTCGTGCAGCCCTCGCCGATCTGCTCGGGCTCCTGACGAAGAACCGTCGTAGTAGCGAACCTGTACCAGTGCTCGCCCATAGCATGGGTGCGCGGCTGACGATGGAGACGCTGGTGCAGCTGCGCCTCGCCGGGCGAGGCGCCGTTCTTGACCGGATCGAGCTGGTTCTGGCCGCACCAGACATCGATATCGACCTCTTCCGTGCCCAGATGGCGACCTTGGGCCGGATGAAGCATCCGATCACGGTACTCGTCTCATCAGATGACCCGGCACTGAAACTCTCGTCGCGGCTGGCAGCTCGACGGATGCGGCTAGGACTTGCCGACGTGCATGATCCGGCTATCCAGCGTCTCGCGGTAGAGACCGGGATCCGAATTGTGGATATCACCGATATCACAACCAACGATTCTGCCCATAGCCGCTATGTCGGCCTTCTCTCCGGTGAGGCCGGGGCGATGGACAACAATACCCTATTCGGCGGGATGCGTCAGGCAGGGGCCTTCGTTTTCAACCAGGTTGGCGGTGTATTTACTGGGATTGGCGGTGCATTGACGGAATGA
- a CDS encoding ABC transporter permease — protein sequence MNLRNTFNLGVKELRGLWRDPVMLVLIVYSFSLSIWTSANVSPEALTNAAISIVDEDQSHLSARITSAFYPPYFVEPQMTTTAEMDRRMDQGLDTFALNIPPDFARDVLAGKNPAIQLNIDATRMSQAFTGGGYIQQIVSSEVSEYVAGYRAETALPVDLALRARYNPSLDPKWFGAISAVIRSITMLSLVLTGAALIREKEHGTVEHLLVMPVTPTEIMFSKIWSMGLVVLLGSIFSLSVVVQALMAVPVQGSVVLFLAGAVLMVFAMTGLGIFLATIAGSMPQFALLLMMALLPLQVLSGAMTPRESMPEIIQTIMLAAPNTHFIILSQAILFRGAGLDVVWPQFTVLAAIGVALFWLALIRFRKFLR from the coding sequence ATGAACCTGCGCAACACCTTCAATCTGGGCGTCAAGGAATTGCGCGGGCTCTGGCGCGATCCGGTGATGCTGGTGCTGATCGTCTATTCCTTTTCGCTCTCGATCTGGACCTCTGCGAACGTCTCGCCCGAGGCGCTGACGAATGCCGCGATCTCGATCGTGGATGAGGATCAGTCGCATCTCTCCGCCCGCATCACCTCGGCCTTTTATCCGCCCTATTTTGTCGAGCCGCAGATGACCACGACGGCCGAGATGGATCGGCGGATGGATCAGGGGCTGGATACTTTTGCGCTGAACATCCCACCGGATTTCGCGCGCGATGTGCTGGCCGGAAAAAACCCGGCGATCCAGCTGAATATCGACGCGACAAGGATGAGCCAGGCCTTCACCGGCGGCGGCTATATCCAGCAGATCGTGTCCTCCGAGGTTTCGGAATATGTGGCGGGCTACCGGGCCGAGACCGCGCTGCCGGTCGATCTGGCGCTCCGCGCGCGGTATAATCCCTCGCTGGATCCGAAGTGGTTCGGCGCGATTTCCGCCGTGATCCGGTCGATCACCATGCTGTCGCTGGTGCTGACCGGCGCGGCGCTGATCCGCGAAAAGGAACATGGCACGGTCGAGCACCTGCTGGTCATGCCCGTCACCCCGACCGAGATCATGTTTTCCAAGATCTGGTCGATGGGGCTGGTGGTGCTGCTGGGGTCGATCTTTTCGCTAAGTGTTGTGGTGCAGGCGCTGATGGCGGTTCCGGTGCAGGGCTCGGTCGTGCTGTTTCTTGCGGGCGCGGTGCTGATGGTTTTCGCCATGACGGGGCTTGGAATTTTCCTTGCCACCATCGCCGGGTCGATGCCGCAATTCGCGCTTCTCCTCATGATGGCACTCTTGCCGCTGCAAGTGCTGTCGGGTGCGATGACACCGCGCGAGTCCATGCCCGAGATCATCCAGACCATCATGCTCGCCGCGCCGAACACGCATTTCATCATCCTCTCGCAAGCCATCCTCTTCCGGGGCGCAGGACTGGATGTGGTCTGGCCGCAATTCACGGTGCTGGCGGCAATCGGAGTGGCGCTGTTCTGGTTGGCGCTGATACGATTCCGCAAATTCCTGCGGTAA